In Aridibaculum aurantiacum, the following proteins share a genomic window:
- a CDS encoding Hsp20/alpha crystallin family protein, which yields MTLMKRNGNMAHSMPSLFDDFFTRDLFDWRSSNFSNTNTTVPAVNVKETADTFEVEMAAPGMNKEDFKVELDNNILTISSEMKKEHEEKEGEKYTRKEFSYQSFQRSFTLSKDVVDSENIIAKYENGVLRLSIPKKEEVKQKPARLINIS from the coding sequence ATGACACTCATGAAAAGAAACGGCAACATGGCTCACAGCATGCCATCTTTGTTTGATGACTTCTTTACTAGAGACTTGTTCGACTGGAGGTCATCTAATTTCTCAAACACCAACACCACTGTTCCTGCGGTGAATGTAAAAGAAACTGCAGATACTTTTGAAGTGGAAATGGCTGCTCCCGGAATGAACAAAGAAGATTTTAAAGTAGAACTGGACAACAACATTCTGACCATTAGCAGCGAGATGAAGAAAGAGCACGAAGAGAAGGAAGGTGAAAAATATACCAGGAAGGAGTTTAGTTACCAGTCGTTCCAGCGCAGCTTTACACTTTCTAAGGACGTGGTGGACAGTGAGAATATCATAGCGAAATATGAGAATGGCGTACTAAGACTTTCCATTCCAAAGAAGGAAGAAGTGAAGCAGAAACCTGCTCGCCTCATCAACATTTCTTAA
- a CDS encoding MATE family efflux transporter: protein MWKEFNNTLKIAGPIIIGNLSQVGLGLIDSAMIGAIDYRQLAASSLVINVLAIPQVFGIGITMAISPLVAMANGRKDIHTASRVVYNGVLLSTIAACIIAIGMVLGQRMLFHLGQDAEVAFFARDYYVVMAWSLIPMMIYIAVKQFADALEFTRTAMILSILSLPLNAFLNWIFIYGQFGVPRLELYGAGIATLITRILIAVLLIIIILKHRTFRPYIQVRHQAWKLNKKLWKELLNLGVPSSLQYGMEAGAFSVSGIMIGWLGATAQAAHQIALNLASTTFMAALGLSLAGSIRVANAFGRYDKIGLRNIGKSTIAGGLGYGTICALLFILLQNVLPGFFTNDNNVAMVASSLLIYAALFQISDATQAIGVGLLRGIKDVTMPTIYVAIAYWIIGIPVGYLLAFHLKLEAAGIWLGFVCGLTISSVLLNARFLHKTKLQ from the coding sequence ATGTGGAAAGAATTTAATAACACCTTGAAGATCGCAGGGCCTATCATTATTGGCAACCTGTCGCAGGTAGGACTGGGACTGATAGATAGTGCAATGATTGGTGCTATTGATTACCGGCAGCTGGCTGCATCTTCGCTGGTGATAAATGTGCTGGCGATACCGCAGGTATTTGGTATTGGTATTACCATGGCTATATCACCATTAGTGGCCATGGCCAATGGAAGGAAAGATATTCATACAGCATCGCGGGTGGTATACAATGGTGTTTTACTTTCTACTATAGCTGCCTGTATCATAGCTATTGGAATGGTGTTAGGGCAGCGTATGCTTTTTCATTTAGGACAAGATGCAGAAGTCGCTTTTTTTGCTCGTGATTATTATGTGGTGATGGCTTGGTCTCTCATCCCGATGATGATCTATATAGCCGTAAAACAATTTGCGGATGCACTTGAATTCACCAGGACAGCAATGATCCTTTCCATCTTATCGTTACCGCTCAATGCTTTTCTAAACTGGATCTTTATCTATGGCCAATTTGGTGTCCCAAGACTGGAGCTCTATGGAGCAGGTATAGCTACACTTATCACACGTATTCTGATTGCTGTACTACTGATCATTATTATCCTGAAGCATCGCACTTTCAGGCCTTATATACAAGTGCGGCACCAGGCATGGAAGCTTAATAAAAAACTTTGGAAAGAACTGCTAAACCTGGGAGTGCCAAGCAGTCTTCAGTACGGTATGGAAGCAGGTGCCTTTTCAGTTTCAGGAATCATGATAGGCTGGTTAGGTGCCACTGCACAGGCCGCACACCAGATAGCGCTGAACCTAGCTTCTACTACTTTCATGGCTGCACTGGGTTTATCTCTGGCTGGCTCTATAAGAGTAGCAAATGCCTTTGGCAGGTACGATAAAATTGGCTTACGAAACATTGGCAAAAGCACCATAGCAGGCGGCCTTGGTTATGGAACCATCTGCGCATTGTTATTTATACTGCTGCAGAATGTTCTACCGGGCTTTTTTACCAACGACAACAATGTGGCTATGGTAGCGTCTTCCCTGCTTATTTATGCTGCCTTATTCCAGATCTCTGATGCTACACAGGCTATAGGCGTAGGTCTATTGCGCGGAATAAAAGATGTGACCATGCCTACCATTTATGTAGCCATTGCCTATTGGATTATTGGTATACCGGTAGGTTATTTATTAGCCTTCCACTTGAAATTAGAAGCTGCAGGTATATGGTTAGGATTTGTTTGCGGGCTAACGATTTCTTCTGTACTACTTAATGCAAGATTTCTTCATAAAACAAAATTGCAATAA
- a CDS encoding acyltransferase family protein, which yields MHGYNLNETYLTPYSLVKERLTFTTFIEYFLANGALRFRIPLLFIISGYIYALQDNKPYAQRIAKRFNTLIIPFFIWSAVGMLITYLWQQHPVTAQAVYDAQLDQLGDNRPYSEMTWEQLFIRFIYRPPSFQLWFIRSLFFYNLLYPFFRWAVTKYPVIWFSIAFIGWYSMTTFLFLEAQGIFFFTLGIWICKTEFPIEKKPEWFSHFLGWLFFIGISIIKTFMAFELEPDHIETRYILTTLHLVSVVSGIIVIWFGGDALVKFFMHKRWFLWSVSFAFIIYALHVPLTHYLTRLAFLYVKGFAYYRLLTYLVVPVLVLFICMGVGALLRAAFPRFYRIATGGRGF from the coding sequence GTGCATGGCTACAACTTAAATGAAACATACCTCACGCCTTATAGCCTGGTAAAGGAGCGACTGACTTTTACCACTTTCATCGAATACTTTTTAGCCAATGGTGCTTTACGTTTTCGCATTCCACTCTTGTTTATCATATCGGGCTATATATATGCCTTGCAGGATAATAAACCCTATGCGCAAAGAATTGCAAAGCGGTTCAACACGCTAATCATTCCTTTCTTTATCTGGAGTGCCGTAGGCATGTTGATTACTTATTTATGGCAGCAGCACCCGGTAACGGCACAAGCTGTTTACGATGCACAACTCGATCAACTGGGGGATAACAGGCCGTATAGCGAAATGACATGGGAGCAGCTGTTCATTCGGTTTATATACCGTCCTCCATCCTTCCAGCTGTGGTTTATCAGGAGTTTGTTTTTCTACAACCTGCTATACCCATTTTTCAGGTGGGCAGTTACCAAATATCCTGTTATATGGTTCTCCATAGCATTCATAGGTTGGTACTCTATGACTACTTTTTTGTTTTTAGAAGCGCAGGGAATCTTCTTTTTTACCCTTGGCATATGGATCTGCAAAACCGAATTTCCAATAGAAAAAAAGCCTGAATGGTTCAGCCATTTTCTTGGATGGTTATTCTTTATCGGGATTAGTATCATCAAAACTTTTATGGCTTTTGAGCTGGAGCCAGACCATATTGAAACCCGCTATATTCTTACGACGCTGCACCTGGTTAGTGTAGTTTCCGGCATCATCGTTATCTGGTTTGGAGGCGATGCACTGGTGAAATTTTTTATGCACAAAAGATGGTTTCTGTGGTCAGTATCTTTTGCTTTTATCATTTATGCGCTTCACGTTCCACTCACACACTATCTAACGCGTCTTGCTTTCTTGTACGTAAAAGGATTTGCCTACTACCGGCTACTCACCTACCTGGTTGTTCCTGTGTTGGTGTTGTTTATCTGCATGGGTGTTGGTGCACTATTACGAGCAGCATTCCCACGTTTTTATAGAATAGCTACTGGTGGCAGAGGTTTCTAA
- a CDS encoding ligand-binding sensor domain-containing protein codes for MRGIFIILLTLLTQACYAQQGFAFTQITTDDGLGLASNVVSSLYQDEKGFIWVGTANGLQRFDGSKFIQFTESRKSVDRLPNTDISQIIPADSGKLFLAMSARREFGIFNPADFTFKIIPLKTATALPPRAEFRLWKSSTGEIYVNVLRYGVLRYNKRTQEFVDDHPFDFPPGWLPSVAGVHDDPVKQQVWFTTQNGLCVYDRRSKQMWSKLNNPQKLPLLEHPLLGDNTTEIFIDKQRRIWVFGWQVWGGGGQKKLVFDSTGKFLANDTLGLNFHTGEYTEYHKFLETSGGNLWIYGLKVLLNYDNNSKRFFFNRSTTDNNGINIQYDVVNQIVEDKDGSLWLATDKGLFYTSYGSGFFSVINLIFSNQAEATNLTDILEMPNGDYWFTSWGQGVRVIDKTMKKKQHDIYRQKPPKSWTPAEVNNTLLTWNMCRESSTGKIWIGCNGGVLVVHDPAKNSTEYLAPPEFNQSTIRYIVQDKKGTIWFSTQGGRLISWNGKEFSVKKEIGTIIYKVLVDKQGWLWLATHEKGLMAVDPATGNTLQHYTHGTGENKLYSNTGNDVELLNDSTIVFGAGALNFINKITGKVEVLSYEDGLPSNTVKRIRTDFKGYLWVVTANGLCRYNPNNRRITPYGRKDGIVMAEQTSSADYVTSKNQLIFAGNNAVLFFDPEIFTSTQPPPTVSITDFKLFNTFVPVDSLLQLNEVKLAHDQNSISIYFASLSYRQRDKLTYYYKMEGLDKQWVKADRSYYVNYSQLPPGRYTFKVFCENIEGMRSQEITTMQIFVRSPFWRTWWFYSSILFTIILLIYAIHDLRVNKLLAVEKIRTRVARDLHDDMGSTLSTINILSSMAKSKIATDTVKTSEYITKISDNSQRMMEAMDDIVWSIKPTNDSMQKITARMREFATNVLEAKEMDMDFMIDDQVYEVKLNMEARRDFFLIFKEAVNNAAKYSKAGKVTVHVTLENNKLALLVKDDGRGFVVKDADGGNGLGNMQKRADNVNGKINIKSSPGEGTTVKLVMPLQ; via the coding sequence ATGAGAGGCATCTTCATTATACTCCTAACACTCTTAACCCAGGCTTGCTACGCACAGCAGGGTTTTGCATTTACACAAATTACTACCGACGATGGATTGGGACTAGCCAGCAATGTTGTCTCGAGCTTATACCAGGATGAAAAAGGTTTTATATGGGTAGGTACAGCCAATGGGCTGCAACGATTTGACGGCAGTAAATTCATACAATTTACCGAGTCGAGGAAAAGTGTAGACAGGCTACCTAATACAGATATTTCGCAAATAATTCCCGCCGATAGCGGAAAGCTTTTCCTTGCTATGTCAGCCAGGCGTGAGTTTGGAATTTTTAATCCTGCAGATTTTACATTTAAAATAATTCCACTTAAAACCGCTACCGCACTACCACCCCGCGCAGAGTTCCGGTTATGGAAAAGTTCTACCGGCGAGATATATGTGAACGTGCTGCGCTATGGAGTACTTCGTTATAATAAGCGGACACAGGAATTTGTAGATGATCATCCATTTGATTTTCCTCCAGGATGGCTGCCAAGTGTAGCCGGTGTACACGACGACCCGGTAAAGCAACAAGTATGGTTTACTACGCAGAACGGGCTATGCGTGTACGACAGGCGCAGCAAGCAAATGTGGTCAAAGCTCAATAACCCTCAGAAGCTTCCTTTATTAGAACATCCATTATTAGGAGATAATACAACCGAGATCTTTATTGACAAGCAGAGAAGGATATGGGTGTTTGGATGGCAAGTATGGGGCGGTGGCGGACAAAAGAAATTGGTTTTTGACAGCACCGGTAAATTCCTTGCAAACGATACGTTGGGCCTGAACTTCCATACGGGTGAATACACAGAATATCACAAATTCTTAGAAACAAGTGGCGGAAACCTGTGGATCTATGGCTTGAAAGTCTTGCTGAATTACGACAACAATTCAAAGAGGTTTTTCTTCAACAGGAGCACTACAGACAACAATGGCATCAACATACAGTACGATGTAGTGAACCAGATAGTGGAAGACAAAGATGGAAGTTTATGGTTGGCCACCGACAAAGGATTATTCTATACTTCGTATGGTTCAGGCTTCTTTTCTGTTATCAACCTCATATTCAGCAACCAGGCTGAAGCCACTAACCTGACAGATATACTGGAGATGCCAAATGGTGATTACTGGTTCACATCATGGGGGCAGGGAGTACGAGTGATAGATAAAACCATGAAGAAAAAGCAGCATGATATTTACCGGCAAAAGCCACCAAAATCATGGACACCTGCAGAAGTAAATAATACGCTGCTTACATGGAATATGTGCCGCGAAAGCAGCACCGGTAAAATTTGGATCGGTTGCAATGGTGGCGTACTGGTAGTACATGATCCGGCTAAAAATTCTACTGAATACCTGGCACCGCCGGAATTCAACCAAAGCACCATCCGTTATATAGTACAAGATAAAAAAGGAACCATCTGGTTTAGTACACAGGGCGGCCGCCTGATAAGCTGGAACGGTAAAGAGTTCAGTGTAAAAAAGGAGATCGGCACCATCATCTACAAAGTACTGGTAGATAAACAAGGATGGCTGTGGCTTGCTACTCACGAAAAAGGATTGATGGCTGTTGACCCTGCCACAGGAAATACACTGCAGCATTACACCCATGGAACCGGTGAAAATAAATTGTACAGCAATACAGGCAACGACGTTGAATTACTCAATGACAGCACCATTGTTTTTGGTGCAGGTGCTTTAAACTTCATCAATAAAATAACAGGCAAGGTAGAAGTACTGTCGTATGAAGATGGTCTTCCATCTAATACAGTTAAAAGGATACGGACCGACTTCAAAGGGTACTTATGGGTAGTAACTGCAAATGGATTGTGCAGGTACAATCCCAACAACAGGCGCATTACACCGTATGGCAGAAAAGATGGGATTGTAATGGCTGAACAAACCTCATCTGCAGATTATGTAACGAGTAAGAACCAATTGATCTTTGCTGGCAATAATGCTGTCTTATTTTTTGACCCGGAGATATTTACCAGCACTCAACCTCCTCCTACTGTTTCTATTACTGACTTTAAGTTATTCAACACGTTTGTGCCTGTTGACTCTTTACTTCAATTGAACGAGGTTAAGCTAGCGCACGACCAGAATTCGATCAGCATCTATTTTGCTTCACTCAGCTACCGGCAGCGCGACAAGCTTACCTACTATTACAAAATGGAAGGACTGGACAAGCAGTGGGTAAAAGCAGACAGATCGTACTACGTAAACTATTCGCAGTTACCGCCCGGCAGGTACACTTTTAAGGTCTTTTGCGAAAACATTGAAGGCATGCGTTCACAAGAAATTACCACGATGCAAATCTTTGTTCGTTCGCCGTTCTGGAGAACCTGGTGGTTTTATAGCTCCATTCTATTCACCATTATCTTGTTGATTTACGCCATACACGATTTACGTGTAAACAAGCTGCTGGCTGTAGAAAAAATACGAACACGTGTGGCCCGCGATCTTCACGACGATATGGGTAGTACCCTTAGCACCATTAACATTCTTAGCTCGATGGCTAAAAGTAAAATAGCCACCGACACTGTTAAAACCAGTGAATACATAACCAAAATAAGCGACAACAGCCAGCGGATGATGGAGGCTATGGATGATATTGTTTGGAGTATAAAACCAACCAATGACAGCATGCAGAAGATAACGGCACGCATGCGTGAGTTTGCTACCAATGTATTGGAAGCAAAAGAAATGGACATGGATTTTATGATCGACGACCAGGTATACGAGGTGAAACTGAATATGGAAGCACGTCGCGATTTCTTCCTCATTTTTAAAGAAGCTGTGAACAATGCTGCGAAATATAGTAAAGCCGGTAAGGTTACTGTTCATGTTACACTAGAAAATAACAAGCTGGCATTATTGGTAAAAGATGATGGAAGAGGCTTTGTGGTAAAGGATGCAGATGGTGGAAATGGCCTTGGAAATATGCAGAAGCGAGCTGACAATGTGAACGGCAAGATCAATATTAAATCATCACCTGGAGAAGGAACAACCGTGAAATTGGTTATGCCATTACAATAG
- a CDS encoding c-type cytochrome: MKRISISILLLLVTGSALMLSCNSQNETVAVNSKGVPMDSMVKHGEYLVTIMGCDDCHTPKVFGPKGPELDMAKRLSGHPSEIPVGQVHKEDLKTWVLFNHLTTAYVGPWGTSFAANLTSDETGVGNWTEKQFLKAMREGKYKGIENSRPMLPPMPWQNFSKATDDDLKAIFAYLKSTKPVHNLVPAPIPPTHLADADIEPK, translated from the coding sequence ATGAAAAGAATCTCGATCAGCATTTTGTTGCTGCTGGTAACAGGAAGTGCACTCATGCTCTCATGCAACAGCCAAAACGAAACTGTAGCTGTAAATAGTAAAGGTGTGCCAATGGATAGTATGGTAAAACATGGAGAATACCTGGTTACTATAATGGGCTGCGACGATTGCCACACACCTAAAGTTTTTGGACCTAAAGGACCTGAACTTGATATGGCTAAACGTTTGTCAGGGCATCCATCTGAGATACCTGTGGGGCAGGTACACAAAGAAGACCTGAAGACATGGGTATTATTTAATCATCTTACTACTGCCTATGTTGGCCCTTGGGGTACTTCTTTTGCCGCCAACCTTACCAGCGATGAAACAGGTGTTGGTAATTGGACAGAGAAGCAATTTCTGAAAGCTATGCGCGAAGGAAAATATAAAGGCATAGAAAATTCCCGCCCCATGCTTCCGCCTATGCCGTGGCAGAACTTTAGCAAAGCAACTGATGATGACCTGAAAGCAATCTTTGCTTATTTGAAATCAACCAAGCCGGTACATAATTTGGTTCCTGCACCTATACCGCCTACGCATCTTGCCGATGCAGATATAGAACCAAAATAA
- a CDS encoding SDR family oxidoreductase, whose product MINFRVDNKLALVTGCSRGIGKAMAVALAEAGADIIGVSHSMPASGSDVEKEVIAAGKKFYPYQCDFSNRESLYAFIEKVNADHPVIDILVNNAGNILRKPVAEHPDEYWDTIININLNSQFVLTREIGKKMLERKEGKIVFTASLLSFQGGINVPGYAASKGAIASLLKAFANEWAQHGINVNGIAPGYISTDNTEQLRNDPDRSASILSRIPAGRWGTAEDIAGATVFLSSPASDYINGTILTVDGGWMGR is encoded by the coding sequence ATGATCAATTTTCGTGTAGATAATAAACTGGCTTTAGTAACCGGGTGTAGCCGTGGTATTGGTAAAGCAATGGCGGTAGCACTTGCTGAAGCAGGTGCTGATATCATTGGTGTTAGCCATTCAATGCCTGCATCGGGCAGCGATGTAGAAAAAGAAGTGATTGCTGCAGGTAAAAAGTTTTACCCTTACCAGTGCGACTTTAGCAACCGCGAGTCGTTGTATGCTTTTATTGAAAAGGTAAATGCTGATCACCCGGTGATAGATATACTGGTGAACAATGCAGGTAATATTTTGCGTAAGCCTGTAGCAGAACACCCGGATGAATATTGGGATACGATCATAAACATAAACCTGAATTCTCAATTTGTACTTACAAGAGAAATAGGTAAAAAAATGCTGGAGCGTAAAGAAGGGAAGATTGTTTTCACTGCTTCTTTGCTCAGCTTCCAGGGCGGCATCAATGTTCCGGGATATGCAGCCAGCAAGGGTGCTATTGCTTCATTACTGAAAGCTTTTGCTAACGAATGGGCGCAACATGGTATTAACGTAAATGGTATTGCACCAGGTTATATTTCTACGGATAATACTGAGCAGCTGCGCAACGATCCTGATAGAAGTGCTTCTATACTTTCAAGGATTCCTGCAGGCCGCTGGGGTACTGCTGAAGACATAGCCGGCGCTACTGTCTTTCTTTCATCACCGGCATCTGATTATATAAATGGAACCATACTCACAGTAGATGGTGGATGGATGGGAAGATAA
- the kduI gene encoding 5-dehydro-4-deoxy-D-glucuronate isomerase, with translation MRVIHQVHPEDFARYNTQQIRDKFLLNNLVQQDAIIQTYTHYDRMMCGVAFPVTKPIELVTYDQLKSEYFLERREVGIINIAGTGTVQVDGEKYTMNRLDCLYVGKGKKEVVFSSNNAEEPAKFVLISCPAHKEHPVQLMHPADATPTELGTAETANHRVINKYIHADGLKSCQLVMGLTNFKPGSLWNTMPAHTHDRRSEVYFYFNLPENQRVIHFMGEAEETRHMFVANEEAIVSPAWSIHSGVATASYSFIWAMAGENLSFTDMDFIDIKTLK, from the coding sequence ATGAGAGTTATACACCAGGTACATCCCGAAGATTTTGCACGTTATAATACGCAGCAGATCCGGGACAAATTCTTACTGAACAATCTTGTACAACAAGATGCCATCATTCAAACCTATACCCATTACGATCGTATGATGTGCGGTGTAGCTTTTCCTGTAACCAAACCCATTGAACTGGTTACTTACGATCAGTTGAAAAGCGAGTACTTCCTGGAGCGCCGCGAGGTGGGCATCATCAATATAGCAGGCACAGGAACAGTACAGGTAGATGGTGAAAAATATACCATGAACAGGCTTGACTGTTTATATGTTGGTAAAGGAAAAAAGGAGGTGGTTTTTAGCAGCAACAATGCAGAAGAACCTGCAAAGTTTGTGTTGATCAGTTGCCCGGCACATAAAGAACACCCTGTCCAGTTGATGCATCCTGCTGATGCTACTCCTACAGAACTGGGAACAGCGGAAACCGCCAATCACCGCGTGATCAATAAGTATATTCATGCTGATGGTTTGAAGAGTTGCCAACTAGTTATGGGTCTTACGAACTTTAAGCCTGGCAGTCTTTGGAATACAATGCCGGCGCATACACATGATCGTCGTAGCGAAGTGTACTTCTACTTCAACTTGCCGGAGAACCAGCGCGTGATCCACTTTATGGGTGAAGCAGAAGAAACCCGACATATGTTTGTGGCCAATGAAGAAGCAATTGTTTCACCGGCCTGGAGCATACACTCTGGTGTAGCTACAGCCAGCTATAGCTTTATATGGGCAATGGCCGGAGAAAACCTTTCATTTACCGACATGGATTTCATTGACATCAAAACCCTTAAATAA
- a CDS encoding DUF3667 domain-containing protein, translated as MSHRPQRKENDCLNCGAIVNGRYCSICGQENTEPKETFWHLVTHFVYDITHFDGKFFSTVKYLLLKPGFLSRQYMMGRRNSYLNPIKMYVFTSAFFFIFFFSFINTKNLLDKGSEASTAADIRQVLLNQQQRLQKQLKDSSTRLSASGIIKQQQLQKINEDLEQLQRDTTALHLLNYYRDRELLLSSKKKQFTSEAAYDSIQQTLPKEKRDNWVKRKFELKQLEVQQKYGANADGYLSVALDKFMHYFPQIMFVSLPIFALILQLLYFRRKQYYYADHGIFTVHLYCAMYIFIFIQLLLEKLDGVAYFGWVDYLATFFVFYMLWYIYRSMKVFYMQSTKKTFLKYLLLWIICSVVMGFLFLTYFVVSLFTV; from the coding sequence GTGTCGCACAGGCCTCAACGGAAGGAAAATGATTGCTTAAACTGTGGTGCAATAGTGAATGGCAGGTACTGTAGCATTTGTGGCCAGGAGAATACAGAACCTAAAGAAACCTTCTGGCACCTGGTTACACATTTTGTTTACGACATCACGCACTTCGATGGTAAGTTCTTCAGTACTGTAAAATATCTTTTGCTAAAGCCTGGTTTTCTTTCGCGGCAGTATATGATGGGCAGAAGGAACAGTTACCTGAACCCGATAAAGATGTACGTGTTCACGTCTGCGTTCTTTTTTATATTTTTCTTCTCATTCATCAATACAAAGAACTTACTGGATAAAGGCAGTGAAGCAAGCACCGCAGCTGATATACGCCAGGTATTACTTAACCAGCAGCAGCGTTTACAGAAACAACTAAAAGACAGTTCAACCCGCTTATCTGCAAGTGGTATTATAAAGCAACAACAGTTGCAAAAAATAAATGAAGACCTTGAGCAATTGCAAAGGGATACTACTGCATTACACCTTCTGAACTATTACCGCGATAGAGAATTGTTGCTCTCATCAAAGAAAAAGCAATTCACTTCAGAAGCTGCCTATGACTCCATTCAACAAACACTTCCAAAAGAAAAGAGGGATAATTGGGTGAAGCGAAAGTTTGAATTGAAACAACTGGAAGTGCAACAGAAATATGGCGCCAATGCAGATGGTTATTTGAGCGTAGCGTTAGACAAATTCATGCATTACTTCCCGCAGATCATGTTTGTGTCGCTTCCCATTTTTGCACTTATCCTCCAGTTGTTATATTTCAGGCGCAAGCAGTACTATTATGCTGATCATGGCATTTTCACGGTTCACCTGTACTGTGCTATGTATATCTTCATCTTTATCCAGTTGCTGTTAGAGAAGTTAGATGGTGTTGCATATTTTGGCTGGGTTGACTACCTGGCCACATTTTTTGTTTTTTACATGTTGTGGTATATATACCGGTCTATGAAAGTCTTTTATATGCAAAGCACTAAAAAGACTTTTCTAAAGTACCTGTTGTTATGGATCATCTGTTCGGTAGTGATGGGTTTCCTGTTTCTTACTTACTTCGTTGTTTCATTGTTTACAGTATAA
- the mazG gene encoding nucleoside triphosphate pyrophosphohydrolase: protein MSVENSFLRLVKIMDELREQCPWDKKQTIDTLRPLTLEETYELADAITTQDWKGIKEELGDLMLHMIFYAKIGSEQGHFTLEDVLEGISDKLVARHPHIYGDVKVNDEEDVKKNWEQLKMKEGKKSVLSGVPPSLPAMVKATRIQDKARQVGFEWDNKEDVWKKVEEEIGELHEAVASGDQSHVEEEFGDVMFSLINYARFLQIDAEGVLEKTNKKFIHRFTSMEEEAKAHGRNLANMTLQEMDEIWNSIKNKRPK from the coding sequence ATGAGTGTTGAGAATAGTTTTTTGAGATTAGTGAAGATCATGGATGAACTGAGGGAGCAATGCCCGTGGGATAAAAAGCAAACAATAGATACACTGCGTCCACTAACGTTAGAAGAGACTTATGAACTAGCTGACGCGATCACTACACAAGATTGGAAAGGGATAAAGGAAGAGCTTGGCGACCTGATGCTACATATGATCTTTTATGCAAAGATTGGCAGTGAGCAAGGGCACTTTACACTAGAAGATGTGCTGGAAGGAATAAGCGATAAGCTGGTTGCAAGGCATCCGCATATATACGGTGATGTAAAAGTGAATGACGAGGAAGATGTAAAGAAGAATTGGGAGCAACTGAAAATGAAAGAAGGCAAGAAGTCGGTGCTTAGTGGAGTGCCGCCATCATTGCCTGCTATGGTTAAGGCCACACGCATACAGGATAAGGCACGCCAGGTAGGCTTTGAATGGGATAACAAAGAAGATGTATGGAAAAAGGTAGAGGAGGAGATAGGCGAATTACACGAAGCTGTTGCCAGTGGAGACCAATCACATGTAGAAGAAGAGTTTGGTGATGTAATGTTCAGCTTAATAAATTATGCACGGTTTTTGCAAATAGACGCCGAAGGCGTTTTAGAAAAAACGAACAAGAAATTTATTCATCGCTTTACTTCAATGGAAGAAGAGGCAAAAGCCCACGGCCGCAACCTTGCCAACATGACTCTGCAGGAAATGGATGAGATATGGAACTCCATTAAAAACAAAAGACCCAAGTGA